The proteins below come from a single Necator americanus strain Aroian chromosome V, whole genome shotgun sequence genomic window:
- a CDS encoding hypothetical protein (NECATOR_CHRV.G18101.T1), with protein MGRRRKQDGSASPAVLLMEDMDMDENVPPKILDEEIPKKRSVRRNGPKKEVPELDVDATEKNVVNDKIEYFLGDYPALLEKACKNEKGQKTLIKRLWSDHEEVVLQCSVNDLRHALWEPSFTACTEGVRFCAYALEKIGIRQAFLLMKKMIVSGATNSTCNHLGQVIYSAWRMAVRDENEDLKKQIEIEMITGTVHDAVLLPINLSTKFMHVLSAFSGENADKAKIDGMLVRCFESVLWIGLESCNDQVRYSASTVLLGFYPLMDDDDFKRDECLHKQHAMMMSMLKDECVPIRMMAAKKVLKILSMLWNFVPRDFIKQYMTFIVDVLSRDTVVGVRLAVYEGMRYIITVPACLNAAEHALKCIAINGINDKNERVRVSAFEMLKMLKGHRYIRFFDVVPMEEVLARLQVEVSESVRREIVPLIFKSFFPDRERVDQNERMRRIAFLIKHGRICALTFHRLLFPLNLVTVAEAVEHIQFMTIFVYRSLTKGMSADASINGSMLLDDTVGTLSGPSQEFSMPDENNPVWKRNKIFLECVVVTWMSMRKALMEARYAVERQKLENLETKVFKKMFQCFRSTSLIGTTMVIGSMLPPSSMDGITQSVLSLLNEKVVDDCVMEPYLEATAQWRIEYLFDIINSGLSILQTEISASERSPPSKKKKCPELPPIDRLRKALRYLRYLLRSYSTNQLMTCSYLYQLEQFYKKLSMIRHVIDLRLGHEVIDVGIADDLIVEAFEMKQTLAAVLINCKDRGEDDKDHSTRFMTDMCDELKWFEADVLSNLAMLNSDDVVPFLIRLSEVVLRSIRVTTAAWDFTSLPPSTPAYSETEMEVDPADGGLDYSDISSRVVLAFCSSSTPGALLPAVLGAARQLLGSECGVFSHLLPVLDFVPKWVINCTNNDDALDEKEAGDAYLSLWRAFLDHPDYTEVLLEKSINICAVLLLNYLTQLNENHHEVPDPRLHDYEIKSPISVILHRVIFKNKLLITKFMARVGGLSCSDLLYSDDLDGDTCLLRLGSCAQLALLCDLTSQGVRRVGNSTSTVYRTSQNVADLLTILRERVESVAKKNPPEDNMILFQLREMFE; from the exons ATGGGTCGTAGAAGGAAACAGGATGGGAGCGCATCTCCAGCTGTACTCTTGATGGAGGATATGGACATGGATGAAAATGTACCTCCAAAAATTCTGGACGAGGAG aTTCCCAAAAAGAGATCGGTCCGCCGCAACGGACCAAAGAAAGAAGTGCCAGAACTTGACGTAGATGCAACAGAGAAGAATGTAGTTAACGACAAGATTGAATATTTTCTGGGCGACTATCCTGCGCTACTAGAGAAAGCTTGTAAAAACGAGAAAGGCCAG AAAACGCTTATTAAGCGGTTGTGGTCAGATCATGAAGAAGTTGTGCTACAATGTAGTGTTAACGATCTTCGTCACGCTCTTTGGGAACCGTCGTTTACTGCTTGTACTGAAG GAGTCAGATTTTGCGCGTACGCTCTGGAGAAAATCGGAATTCGGCAAGCGTTTCTGCTCATGAAAAAGATGATTGTTAGTGGTGCAACGAA TTCAACATGTAACCATCTCGGCCAAGTGATCTACTCGGCTTGGCGCATGGCCGTTAGGGACGAAAACGAAGATTTGAAGAAACAGATTGAAATAGAGATGATCACTGGGACAGTTCATGATGCTGTACTTCTGCCAATAAATCTCTCTACAAAATTTATGCAT GTTCTGTCAGCATTTTCCGGAGAAAATGCAGACAAAGCGAAAATTGACGGTATGCTAGTCCGTTGTTTCGAGTCCGTGCTGTGGATCGGTCTTGAA TCTTGTAACGATCAGGTCCGTTACTCGGCCTCTACAGTTTTACTCGGTTTCTATCCCTTGATGGACGACGATGATTTT aaaagAGATGAATGTCTACACAAACAGCACGCCATGATGATGAGCATGTTGAAAGATGAATGCGTACCAATCCGCATGATGGCTGCGAAGAAG GTATTGAAGATACTGAGCATGCTTTGGAACTTTGTGCCCCGTGATTTCATTAAACAATACATGACGTTT aTTGTTGATGTCTTATCTCGTGACACTGTGGTTGGTGTACGGTTAGCCGTTTACGAG GGAATGCGCTATATCATTACTGTCCCAGCCTGTCTAAACGCTGCAGAACATGCTTTAAAATGCATCGCCATCAATGGAATCAACGATAAAAACGAAAGAGTTCGAGTTTCTGCTTTTGAAATGTTGAAGATGCTCAAAGGTCATCGATATATCCGG ttcttcGACGTGGTGCCTATGGAGGAGGTTCTTGCACGCTTACAAGTTGAAGTCTCAGAAAGTGTTCGACGCGAGATAGTTCCTCTTATATTCAag TCGTTTTTCCCTGATCGTGAACGTGTCGACCAGAACGAAAGAATGCGACGGATAGCATTTCTCATTAAACACGGTCGAATTTGTGCTCTGACCTTCCATAGATTATTATTTCCGCTTAATCTAGTTACGGTTGCTGAAGcag TGGAACACATACAGTTTATGACCATTTTCGTATATCGCAGTTTAACAAAAGGGATGTCAGCTGACGCTTCTATTAATGGATCCATGCTGCTAGATGATACGGTTGGTACGCTTAGTGGTCCTAGCCAGGAATTTAGCATGCCAG ATGAAAACAATCCTGTGTGGAAGcgcaataaaatatttttggaatgTGTTGTAGTGACTTGGATGAGCATGCGTAAG GCGCTCATGGAGGCAAGATACGCAGTGGAGAggcaaaaactagaaaatttgGAGACAAAAGTGTTCAAGAAGATGTTCCAGTGTTTTAGA AGCACTTCACTTATTGGCACTACCATGGTTATTGGGAGCATGCTACCTCCATCATCTATGGATGGCATCACCCAGTCTGTACTTTCCTTGCTAAATGAAAAAGTTGTCGATGATTGTGTTATGGAGCCATATCTGGAAGCTACAGCACAATGGAGAATCGAATATCTTTTCGATATTATTAACTCGG GATTATCTATACTTCAAACAGAAATTAGTGCCTCAGAACGCTCGCCACcttctaagaagaaaaagtgtccCGAG cttcCTCCAATAGATCGTTTGCGAAAAGCTCTACGATATTTGAGATATTTGTTACGGAGCTATTCCACAAATCAGTTAATGACTTGTAGTTATCTTTACCAGTTGGAGCAATTTTACAAG AAGCTCAGTATGATTCGACATGTCATCGATCTCAGGTTGGGCCACGAGGTGATTGATGTCGGCATTGCAGATGATCTTATTGTAGAGGCTTTCGAGATGAAACAAACCTTGGCTGCTGTTCTTATTAACTGCAAG GATCGAGGTGAAGACGACAAGGATCATTCAACAAGGTTTATGACCGACATGTGTGATGAATTGAAATGGTTTGAAGCCGACGTCTTGTCAAATTTGGCAATGTTAAATTCAGATGATGTTGTTCCGTTTCTGATTCGACTTAGTGAA GTGGTTCTACGCAGTATTCGAGTGACAACAGCAGCGTGGGACTTCACTTCGCTACCGCCATCTACTCCTGCTTATTCAGAAACTGAAATGGAAGTAGACCCTGCTGACGGTGGACTTGATTACTCCGATATCTCTAGcag GGTGGTTCTGGCATTCTGTAGCAGCAGTACTCCTGGGGCACTATTGCCCGCTGTGCTAGGAGCAGCTAGACAACTACTTGGTAGCGAG TGTGGAGTATTTTCACATCTTTTACCTGTGCTGGATTTCGTCCCCAAGTGGGTTATAAATTGTACAAACAACGACGATGCTTTAGACGAGAAAG AAGCCGGAGACGCATACTTATCATTATGGCGAGCATTTCTGGACCACCCAGATTACACAGAAGTTTTGTTGGAGAAATCTATAAATATTTGCGCTGTACTGCTCCTTAATTATCTTACACAGCTGAACGAAAAT CACCATGAAGTTCCTGATCCACGACTTCACGACTACGAAATAAAATCACCCATCTCAGTCATTCTTCATAGAGTTATCTTTAAGAACAAATTGCTGATTAC AAAGTTCATGGCAAGAGTTGGAGGTCTCTCGTGCAGTGATCTGCTTTACTCAGACGATCTGGATGGTGACACGTGCCTGTTGCGACTGGGCAGCTGTGCCCAGTTAGCACTTCTTTGTGACCTGACATCTCAGGGAGTTCGTCGAGTAGGAAACAGTACTTCAA CGGTCTACCGTACCAGTCAAAATGTCGCAGATCTACTGACTATTCTGCGAGAACGTGTAGAGTCtgtagcaaagaaaaatcctccaGAAGACAacatgattttatttcaactaaGGGAAATGTTTGAATGA
- a CDS encoding hypothetical protein (NECATOR_CHRV.G18102.T1): MKVHVADSSCNFIKDEKGLRPRLTGRVVLTAILAVLGGGFHFGFQISIINPLAEVLQSFLLENFQRRYLVSLTQSDLSLVWSTVAGSLFVGAAFGAYIMSKILELRGPKYGILCSALVLVIATPLSGLSHLLESPELFVFSRLFSGIGVGMGTTAQGVFLAEISPVAYRGVISSFGGLSTNIGFIFASALGLPTILGTKTSWPYAFYLEAVPCIILIIMNIGWFRDSPVFLLRKGDDTNTYKALTAYCGFDAAPYEMERVANEVKSYSVRGDVIWDRAARRALMLSLTLNVVVSFSGILAVSFFGTFLLQSIGFTEYTASLANCLSGLSGTVGAIVGTFAVDRLGRRLLVLGSLVLLAAVNTSMMLLVYWFNITKQTWIGWGFLALFIIFLFLFSAGIGPTAWFLGAELSPAPCRAKMQSMSVSAQYLSCFLSPIIYYPLNASIGAPSFLVFILPLTISAIYFHRYLPETKGRTTEEITVILNQDELKH, from the exons ATGAAAGTTCATGTCGCTGACAGCTCATGCAACTTTATCAAGGATGAAAAAG GTCTTCGCCCTAGACTCACGGGCCGTGTGGTGCTCACAGCTATTTTGGCCGTACTTGGTGGTGGATTTCACTTTGGATTCCAAATTTCTATAATAAATCCACTGGCGGAAGTACTGCAGAGTTTcttgctggaaaattttcaaag GAGGTACCTAGTATCATTGACCCAGTCAGACTTGTCGTTAGTTTGGTCGACAGTCGCTGGTTCTCTCTTCGTCGGCGCAGCATTTGGAGCTTACATAATGTCGAAAATTCTTGAACTACGCGGTCCAAAATATGGAATTCTCTGTTCGGCTTTG GTGCTAGTCATCGCCACTCCTTTGTCTGGTCTTTCACATTTACTGGAATCACCAGAGCTGTTCGTCTTTTCTCGGTTGTTCTCCGGTATCGGAGTGGGTATGGGCACAACAGCACAAGGAGTGTTCTTAGCAGAAATTAGTCCAg TAGCCTATCGTGGTGTTATAAGCTCTTTTGGAGGACTATCAACGAATATTGGATTCATATTCGCTAGTGCACTAGGCCTACCGACCATACTTGGTACTAAGACTTCATGGCCGTATGCTTTTTATTTAGAAGCAGTACCATGTATT ATCCTTATTATTATGAACATTGGTTGGTTCCGCGACAGTCCTGTGTTTCTTTTACGTAAAGGAGACGATACGAACACGTATAAGGCTTTAACCGCTTATTGCGGATTCGATGCCGCACCTTATGAGATGGAACGAGTCGCGAATGAGGTGAAGAGTTACAGCGTGAGAGGTGACGTCATTTGGGACAG GGCAGCACGGCGTGCACTGATGCTCTCATTAACGCTGAATGTTGTTGTATCCTTCAG CGGTATTTTGGcggtttcattttttggaacttTCCTACTGCAGTCAATTGGATTCACTGAATACACTGCATCACTAGCCAACTGTCTTTCTGGCCTTTCCGGTACTGTAGGAGCCATTGTGGGAACTTTTGCAGTGGATCGG CTTGGCCGCCGCCTTCTAGTGCTCGGTTCCTTGGTGCTTCTAGCTGCAGTGAACACATCTATGATGCTGCTAGTCTACTGGTTCAATATCACGAAACAAACGTGGATTGGATGGGGATTCCTAGCGCTTTTCATcatatttctctttctattcAG TGCCGGCATTGGACCAACAGCGTGGTTCCTGGGTGCCGAACTATCACCGGCTCCTTGTCGAGCCAAAATGCAGTCGATGAGCGTCTCAGCACA ATACCTATCGTGTTTCCTCTCACCGATCATCTACTATCCGCTAAACGCGTCGATTGGAGCCCCGTCGTTCCTCGTGTTCATCCTTCCGCTCACCATATCGGCTATTTATTTCCACAG aTACTTGCCCGAAACAAAAGGTCGAACAACTGAGGAGATTACAGTCATATTAAATCAGGACGAGTTAAAGCATTAG